One Candidatus Bathyarchaeota archaeon DNA window includes the following coding sequences:
- a CDS encoding AbrB/MazE/SpoVT family DNA-binding domain-containing protein, whose product MSFVVIIDKKGRILLPKKVREMVGLDQGGYVRVKVEGERVIIEPIGSIAEEYFGAYKVGKWPEDLDSFMVETVRRWWASRGT is encoded by the coding sequence ATGAGTTTTGTGGTCATTATCGACAAGAAGGGGAGAATACTTCTTCCGAAAAAAGTTAGAGAGATGGTGGGTCTAGACCAAGGTGGGTATGTGAGGGTCAAGGTTGAAGGTGAAAGGGTGATAATCGAGCCTATAGGGTCGATCGCCGAGGAGTATTTCGGAGCCTATAAGGTGGGGAAGTGGCCTGAAGACCTCGACTCTTTCATGGTCGAAACCGTCAGGAGGTGGTGGGCATCCCGAGGTACGTAG
- a CDS encoding type II toxin-antitoxin system VapC family toxin, with protein sequence MNGPLMYLDSSAVIKRYVKEPGSGLVRELFLRMYSGECRLSYSIWNVGEVLGVLDRARRIGRLDEEGYKVARRRFILETRRLTRLGLVYLVPVRVRILVESWKLLEKHHLYIADALQIATARYVNATEFLTGDERLHETASNEGLNSTCVS encoded by the coding sequence ATGAACGGGCCGCTGATGTATCTTGATAGTAGCGCCGTCATTAAGAGATATGTGAAAGAGCCTGGTAGCGGTTTGGTGCGAGAGCTTTTTCTGAGAATGTACTCTGGTGAATGTAGGCTCTCGTACAGTATATGGAACGTCGGCGAGGTGCTGGGAGTATTGGATAGGGCTAGGAGGATAGGTAGGCTAGATGAAGAGGGCTACAAGGTTGCGAGAAGAAGGTTTATACTCGAAACTAGGAGGTTAACGAGGCTGGGGCTGGTCTATTTAGTCCCAGTGAGGGTTAGGATTCTCGTGGAGTCGTGGAAACTACTGGAGAAGCATCACCTATACATAGCGGATGCTCTTCAAATAGCTACGGCCAGATACGTCAACGCGACAGAGTTCCTAACGGGAGACGAAAGACTTCACGAAACAGCTTCAAACGAGGGATTAAACAGTACGTGCGTGTCATAA
- a CDS encoding tautomerase family protein: MYFGKGALTAEQKAELSRKVTDLIVSETKQPPALYMGDHPGKTSGKLDGRLPDPTRA; encoded by the coding sequence ATGTATTTCGGTAAGGGCGCTCTCACAGCTGAGCAGAAGGCTGAGCTGTCCAGAAAAGTCACAGACCTTATAGTTTCAGAGACTAAGCAACCCCCAGCACTATACATGGGTGATCACCCAGGAAAAACCTCCGGAAAACTGGATGGTAGACTGCCTGACCCTACCCGAGCTTAA
- a CDS encoding uroporphyrinogen-III decarboxylase-like protein, producing MRKPDFDRLLSVLFREEPDVIPFYEHAVDPEVIETLTGKPVTRMSFGSDEFLKTLVEFYYKLGYDYVPLEVPLNLPITNVRTARDTAILSRGQRTWQDESRGTIENREDFENYPWPSFEEAADLSSLEKLARLLPDGMEIVGGVAGGVFEYVSWIMGLAPLSRAIYMDRRLVEDMFERIGRLISKVDEEIAKMDRIGALRMGDDLGYKKGTFIRPQLIRRYVLPWHKRCVETAHKRGLPFILHSCGNLYRVDETGRSLMDDLVDYVGIDAKHSFEDEIKPAWEVKAKYGERVAILGGVDMDKLARSPTDRLRRYVDEVVRRCAPGGGYALGSGNTIANYVKLENYLAMLEEGEKYGRYPR from the coding sequence ATGCGTAAACCCGATTTTGACCGTCTACTCTCGGTATTATTTAGAGAGGAGCCGGATGTTATCCCGTTCTACGAGCACGCCGTCGATCCGGAGGTTATAGAGACCCTGACGGGTAAACCGGTAACGAGAATGTCTTTTGGAAGCGATGAGTTTCTTAAGACCCTGGTAGAGTTTTACTATAAGCTTGGATACGACTATGTGCCGTTGGAGGTCCCGCTCAACCTCCCGATAACCAATGTTCGCACAGCCCGCGATACGGCTATCTTATCCAGAGGACAGAGGACGTGGCAGGATGAGAGTAGAGGAACCATAGAGAACCGGGAGGACTTCGAGAACTATCCTTGGCCCAGCTTCGAGGAGGCTGCAGACCTCTCAAGTCTAGAGAAACTTGCTAGGCTTCTACCCGACGGCATGGAGATCGTCGGCGGCGTAGCCGGAGGGGTGTTCGAGTATGTGAGCTGGATCATGGGTCTCGCCCCGCTCTCTAGGGCGATATACATGGATAGAAGACTCGTCGAGGATATGTTCGAGCGGATAGGCCGCCTGATATCTAAGGTAGACGAGGAGATAGCTAAGATGGACCGGATAGGCGCGTTGAGGATGGGCGACGACCTAGGATATAAGAAGGGCACCTTCATACGACCTCAGCTGATACGGCGGTATGTTCTTCCATGGCATAAGAGATGCGTGGAGACTGCTCACAAGAGAGGATTACCGTTCATCCTCCATAGCTGTGGAAACCTGTATAGGGTCGATGAAACCGGGAGGTCTCTGATGGACGACCTAGTGGACTACGTGGGTATAGATGCTAAACACTCGTTCGAGGACGAGATTAAACCGGCCTGGGAGGTGAAAGCGAAATACGGAGAACGGGTCGCCATACTGGGCGGGGTGGACATGGATAAACTAGCCCGCTCGCCTACCGATAGACTGCGTAGATACGTGGATGAAGTCGTCAGAAGATGTGCTCCTGGAGGAGGATACGCACTTGGGTCAGGAAACACGATAGCGAACTACGTTAAACTTGAAAACTATCTAGCGATGCTTGAAGAGGGGGAGAAGTATGGAAGATATCCTAGGTGA